From a single Aquarana catesbeiana isolate 2022-GZ linkage group LG09, ASM4218655v1, whole genome shotgun sequence genomic region:
- the LOC141108720 gene encoding BTB/POZ domain-containing protein KCTD12-like isoform X2, with product MALPDNTPFPDIIELNVGGQVYITRYPTLISIPGSLLWEMFSQNNVRLLARDSKGRYFLDRDGFLFRYILDYLRDQQLVLPEHFPERSRLQREAEYFKLPELVKILAPKISKQNSAGDDAFPSDSEDQSPSIEIGRNLTSFDTLLATGNQSGLDLHRSGFITLGYRGSYTLGRDSQTDAKFRRVARIMVCGKTSLAKEVFGDTLNESRDPDRPPERYTSRYYLKFTFLEQAFDRLADAGFHMVACNSTGTCSFTHDLTDDKIWTSYTEYVFYRE from the coding sequence ATGGCTCTTCCAGATAACACCCCATTTCCAGACATCATAGAATTAAATGTTGGTGGTCAAGTCTACATAACCCGTTATCCCACTTTGATCAGCATCCCTGGTTCCCTCCTATGGGAAATGTTTTCCCAAAACAATGTTCGCCTTCTGGCCAGGGATAGCAAAGGTCGTTATTTTTTAGATCGCGATGGATTTCTTTTCCGATACATCTTGGATTATTTGAGAGACCAACAACTAGTGCTCCCAGAACATTTTCCCGAACGAAGTAGATTGCAGAGGGAGGCCGAGTATTTCAAGCTCCCAGAATTAGTCAAAATCTTGGCACCAAAAATCAGTAAGCAAAACTCTGCCGGAGATGATGCCTTTCCGAGTGACTCAGAAGACCAATCGCCCAGTATTGAGATTGGCAGGAATCTAACATCCTTTGATACTCTCCTTGCAACAGGAAACCAATCCGGTTTGGACCTTCATAGGTCTGGTTTCATAACTCTGGGTTACCGTGGCTCCTACACCTTAGGAAGAGACAGTCAAACAGATGCCAAATTCAGAAGGGTAGCAAGAATAATGGTATGTGGCAAGACATCACTCGCTAAGGAAGTCTTTGGAGATACCCTAAACGAGAGTCGGGATCCAGATCGACCCCCTGAAAGATATACCTCTAGGTACTACCTGAAATTCACTTTCCTGGAACAAGCATTTGATAGGTTGGCAGATGCTGGATTTCATATGGTGGCGTGTAACTCTACTGGAACATGCTCCTTTACGCACGATCTAACAGATGACAAGATCTGGACATCTTACACTGAATACGTTTTTTACCGTGAGTGA